A genomic stretch from Nitrobacter winogradskyi Nb-255 includes:
- a CDS encoding glycine--tRNA ligase subunit alpha — MDPLPPHMRPERSFQGLILTLQRYWADYGCVILQPYDMEVGAGTFHPATTLRALGPKHWNAAYVQPSRRPKDGRYGENPNRLQHYYQFQVILKPSPPDIQDLYLKSLAAIGVDSALHDIRFVEDDWESPTLGAWGLGWECWCDGMEVSQFTYFQQVAGVECAPVAGELTYGLERLAMFVQGVDRVYDLNFNGREGAEKVTYGDVFLQAEQEYSRHNFEHSDTAMLFEQFRMAENACKTYLDAGWRDDPKQPGQRAAHLMALPAYDQCIKASHVFNLLDARGVISVTERQSYILRVRELAKACGDAWLHTDAGGV; from the coding sequence ATGGACCCCTTGCCTCCGCATATGCGCCCGGAACGCTCGTTCCAGGGTTTGATCCTGACCCTGCAACGCTATTGGGCGGATTACGGCTGCGTCATCCTGCAGCCCTACGACATGGAGGTCGGGGCGGGCACCTTTCATCCCGCGACCACGCTTCGCGCATTGGGTCCGAAACATTGGAACGCGGCCTATGTGCAGCCCTCGCGCCGGCCCAAGGACGGGCGCTACGGCGAGAACCCCAACCGCCTGCAGCACTATTACCAGTTTCAGGTCATCCTCAAGCCGTCGCCGCCTGATATCCAGGACCTTTATCTGAAATCGCTGGCCGCAATCGGCGTCGACAGCGCGTTGCACGACATCCGCTTCGTTGAGGACGACTGGGAAAGCCCGACGCTGGGAGCGTGGGGTTTGGGGTGGGAGTGCTGGTGCGACGGCATGGAAGTCAGCCAGTTCACTTATTTCCAGCAGGTGGCGGGCGTCGAATGCGCGCCGGTGGCGGGTGAACTCACCTACGGGCTGGAGCGTCTGGCGATGTTCGTGCAGGGCGTCGACCGCGTCTACGATCTCAATTTCAACGGCCGTGAGGGCGCGGAGAAAGTGACCTATGGCGACGTCTTCCTGCAGGCCGAGCAGGAATATTCGCGGCACAATTTCGAGCATTCCGACACCGCGATGCTGTTCGAGCAGTTCAGGATGGCCGAGAATGCCTGCAAGACATATCTCGACGCCGGCTGGCGGGACGATCCGAAACAGCCCGGCCAGCGCGCGGCGCATCTGATGGCGCTGCCGGCCTATGACCAGTGCATCAAGGCGAGCCACGTCTTCAACCTGCTCGACGCGCGCGGTGTGATCTCCGTGACCGAACGGCAAAGCTACATCCTGCGCGTGCGCGAGCTGGCGAAAGCTTGCGGCGACGCATGGCTGCATACTGACGCGGGCGGCGTCTAA
- a CDS encoding S49 family peptidase, whose protein sequence is MSRVKTALTKLIPRRWRRGTSVVPVVRLSGVIGAVTPLRPGMTLAGVARTLERAFAVADAKAVALVVNSPGGSPVQSRQIYLRIRQLSREKEIPVLVFVEDVAASGGYMIACAGDEIFCDPSSILGSIGVVGGGFGFTELIRKIGVERRLYTAGEHKATLDPFLPENPDDVARLKAIQREIHATFIELVKASRGGRLKGADDLLFTGEYWAGERSVALGLADGIGDLRSTLRARFGDKVSTPLIAPSTGLLSGLLGRKAGAGTLTLQGGMAGMPDELISALETRAIWARFGL, encoded by the coding sequence ATGAGCCGGGTGAAAACAGCGCTGACGAAGCTCATTCCCAGGCGATGGCGGCGCGGGACCAGCGTGGTGCCCGTGGTGCGATTGTCCGGGGTGATCGGCGCGGTCACGCCGCTCAGGCCGGGCATGACGCTGGCGGGCGTCGCCCGAACGCTGGAGCGGGCGTTCGCGGTTGCTGACGCCAAGGCGGTGGCGCTGGTGGTCAATTCGCCGGGCGGATCGCCGGTGCAGTCCCGCCAGATCTATCTGCGCATCCGGCAACTGTCGCGGGAGAAAGAGATTCCGGTTCTGGTGTTCGTCGAGGATGTCGCCGCTTCGGGCGGTTACATGATCGCCTGCGCGGGCGACGAGATTTTCTGCGATCCCTCGTCGATCCTCGGTTCGATCGGCGTGGTCGGAGGCGGTTTCGGCTTTACCGAACTGATCAGGAAAATCGGCGTCGAGCGCAGGCTGTATACCGCAGGCGAACACAAGGCGACGCTCGATCCCTTTCTTCCGGAGAATCCCGACGATGTGGCGCGGCTGAAAGCGATCCAGCGCGAGATCCACGCCACCTTCATCGAACTGGTGAAGGCGAGCCGCGGGGGACGGCTGAAAGGAGCGGACGATCTTTTGTTCACCGGCGAATACTGGGCCGGCGAGCGTTCGGTCGCGCTCGGTCTTGCGGACGGGATCGGCGATCTTCGCTCGACGCTGCGGGCCCGGTTTGGAGATAAGGTGAGCACACCGCTGATAGCGCCCTCGACCGGTCTGTTGTCGGGACTGTTGGGTCGTAAAGCAGGCGCCGGGACCCTGACCTTACAAGGTGGCATGGCGGGGATGCCGGACGAGCTGATTTCCGCGCTCGAAACGCGCGCAATCTGGGCCAGATTCGGTCTTTGA
- a CDS encoding tRNA1(Val) (adenine(37)-N6)-methyltransferase, with translation MNCAPTTLMTCAQSDIGEDAFLGGRLRLYQPLSGHRAGHDAMLLAAATPGGPGDRIVDFGAGVGAAGLAVATRIDNIDLVLIERDETLAGLAGRNALLNRLAARVCVLDIAAEADAFAAAGLGPDSADGVLMNPPFNDAARHRPSPDQSRRAAHVADPSTLDIWTHAARRMLKSGGALSLIWRSDGLAEVLGALGRGFGGIAIRPVHPDPRRPAIRILVRAIKGSRAPLRLCPGLMLSDEMGQPDKEAQGSLAGGEALAFAPAGKGGFQ, from the coding sequence ATGAATTGCGCCCCGACGACGCTGATGACCTGCGCGCAATCTGACATTGGCGAGGATGCGTTTCTCGGTGGGCGGTTGCGGCTGTATCAACCGCTGTCGGGTCATCGCGCCGGCCACGACGCCATGCTGCTCGCCGCCGCGACGCCGGGCGGACCCGGCGATCGCATCGTCGATTTCGGCGCGGGCGTCGGCGCCGCCGGGCTCGCGGTGGCGACGCGGATCGATAACATCGATCTGGTGCTGATCGAGCGTGACGAAACCCTCGCCGGTCTGGCGGGCCGCAACGCGCTTCTCAATCGCCTCGCTGCGCGGGTCTGCGTCCTCGATATCGCGGCGGAGGCTGATGCTTTCGCCGCCGCCGGTCTTGGTCCCGACAGCGCCGACGGGGTGCTGATGAACCCTCCCTTCAACGATGCGGCACGGCACCGGCCATCGCCGGACCAGAGCCGTCGCGCGGCCCATGTCGCGGACCCCTCGACCCTGGACATCTGGACTCACGCCGCCCGGCGGATGCTGAAATCCGGAGGCGCGCTCAGCCTGATCTGGCGCAGCGACGGACTGGCGGAGGTGCTTGGCGCGCTTGGCCGCGGCTTTGGGGGCATCGCTATCCGGCCCGTGCATCCGGACCCGCGCAGGCCGGCGATCCGCATCCTGGTTCGCGCAATCAAAGGGAGCCGGGCGCCGCTCAGGCTTTGTCCGGGCCTGATGCTGAGCGACGAGATGGGCCAGCCCGATAAGGAGGCTCAGGGATCTCTCGCGGGCGGCGAGGCGCTGGCCTTCGCTCCTGCCGGCAAGGGTGGATTCCAGTGA
- a CDS encoding DUF2007 domain-containing protein: protein MQELVRTNDMVLVSAVGALLDGAGIFHLVLDQNMSVLEGSLGVLPRRVLVNDGDNRAARRLLAEAGLAHELRPDDADDLRAI, encoded by the coding sequence TTGCAGGAATTGGTTCGAACCAACGACATGGTGCTGGTGTCGGCGGTCGGCGCGCTGCTGGACGGCGCGGGGATTTTTCATCTGGTGCTGGACCAGAACATGAGCGTGCTCGAAGGGTCGCTCGGGGTGCTGCCTCGCCGCGTTCTGGTGAATGACGGCGACAATCGCGCGGCGCGGCGGCTTCTCGCCGAAGCCGGGCTGGCTCATGAATTGCGCCCCGACGACGCTGATGACCTGCGCGCAATCTGA
- a CDS encoding polyprenyl synthetase family protein: MAVIVPFESQPAGSIDQLVELVAADMERVNATILSRTGSDVTMIPEVANHLISSGGKRLRPMLTLAMANLAGYAGEGHVKLAASVEFMHTATLLHDDVVDESELRRGRLSARMVWGNEASVLVGDFLLGQAFRMMVEVGSLRALDILSSAAATIAEGEVMQLAAAKNTATTEDEYLAVIRGKTAELFAAACEVGPVLGGRPKAEQTAAASFGMNLGIAFQLVDDVLDYGGKSAKLGKNVGDDFREGKITLPVVLAFRRGNDVEREFWVRALEQGKIGDNDLNHAIGLMTKHRALEDTLNRAHHYGAMAVDALALFPPSPMKGALEQVVAFCLARSH; the protein is encoded by the coding sequence TTGGCGGTCATCGTCCCCTTCGAAAGCCAGCCGGCAGGCTCCATCGACCAGCTCGTCGAACTCGTCGCCGCCGACATGGAACGCGTCAACGCCACCATCCTGTCGCGGACCGGATCAGACGTCACGATGATCCCGGAAGTCGCCAACCACCTGATCTCGTCCGGCGGCAAGCGGCTGCGCCCGATGCTGACGCTGGCGATGGCCAATCTCGCCGGCTATGCCGGCGAAGGCCATGTCAAGCTCGCGGCCTCGGTGGAATTCATGCACACCGCGACGCTGCTGCACGACGACGTGGTCGACGAAAGCGAGCTGCGCCGCGGCAGGCTGTCGGCCCGCATGGTGTGGGGCAACGAGGCCAGCGTTCTCGTCGGCGACTTCCTGCTCGGACAGGCGTTCCGCATGATGGTCGAGGTCGGCTCGCTGCGGGCGCTCGACATCCTGTCTTCGGCAGCGGCGACCATCGCCGAGGGCGAAGTCATGCAGCTTGCGGCGGCGAAGAACACGGCTACGACCGAGGACGAATACCTCGCGGTCATTCGCGGCAAGACGGCCGAACTGTTCGCCGCGGCCTGCGAGGTCGGCCCGGTGCTCGGCGGCCGTCCGAAGGCCGAGCAGACGGCGGCCGCGAGTTTCGGCATGAATCTCGGCATCGCCTTCCAGCTTGTCGATGACGTGCTCGACTACGGGGGCAAGTCGGCGAAGCTCGGCAAGAACGTCGGCGACGACTTTCGCGAGGGCAAGATCACGCTGCCGGTGGTGCTGGCGTTTCGGCGCGGCAATGATGTCGAGCGCGAATTCTGGGTGCGGGCGCTCGAGCAAGGCAAGATCGGCGACAACGATCTCAATCACGCCATCGGGCTGATGACCAAGCATCGCGCGCTGGAGGATACCCTCAACCGCGCCCATCACTACGGCGCGATGGCGGTCGATGCGCTGGCGCTGTTTCCGCCGTCGCCGATGAAGGGCGCGCTGGAGCAGGTCGTGGCGTTCTGCCTGGCGCGGTCGCACTGA
- a CDS encoding 4-(cytidine 5'-diphospho)-2-C-methyl-D-erythritol kinase: MIVTGATDLETAAPALSETARAKVNLTLRVVGRRADGFHDLESVVAFADCVDRLTLTQGAELSLVAAGPRAQECGQTADNLVLTAARLLGERIPDLKAGAFALDKYLPVAAGIGGGSADAAAALRLLARANGLSIDDPRLIETARLTGADVPVCVRSESCVMTGVGESLLPLDVPAMPAVLVNPRVPVATKDVFAALGLRKGQLNVGVNDLIEAIVWPEAGAPVDDWLAMLSDGANDLEAPAIRVQPVIGEVLARLRSTGARLSRMSGSGATCFAIFDDEAAAHHAAQTIRLDRPQWWVHVGTLGGGS; encoded by the coding sequence ATGATCGTCACCGGCGCCACGGATCTGGAAACGGCCGCACCGGCGCTGAGCGAGACGGCGCGCGCCAAGGTCAATCTGACCCTGCGGGTCGTTGGCCGGCGCGCCGATGGCTTTCACGATCTCGAAAGCGTGGTGGCATTTGCCGATTGCGTCGATCGTCTCACCCTGACGCAGGGTGCGGAGCTGTCGCTTGTCGCCGCTGGTCCGCGGGCGCAGGAGTGCGGTCAGACAGCCGATAACCTCGTTCTGACGGCGGCAAGGCTGCTTGGCGAGCGGATCCCGGACCTGAAAGCAGGGGCCTTCGCGCTGGACAAGTATTTGCCGGTCGCCGCCGGCATCGGCGGCGGATCGGCGGACGCGGCCGCGGCGTTGCGGCTTCTGGCAAGGGCCAACGGTCTTTCGATCGACGATCCGCGCTTGATCGAGACCGCGCGACTGACCGGCGCCGACGTGCCGGTCTGTGTCCGCTCGGAAAGCTGCGTCATGACCGGCGTCGGCGAATCGCTGCTGCCGCTGGATGTGCCGGCGATGCCCGCTGTGCTGGTCAACCCGCGCGTTCCCGTCGCCACAAAGGATGTATTCGCCGCGCTCGGCCTTCGCAAAGGCCAACTGAATGTCGGCGTCAATGACCTGATCGAGGCCATCGTGTGGCCGGAGGCCGGTGCGCCGGTGGACGATTGGCTCGCCATGCTGTCGGACGGCGCCAATGATCTCGAAGCACCGGCGATCCGCGTTCAGCCTGTCATCGGCGAGGTGCTCGCGCGGTTGCGGTCGACCGGCGCGCGGCTGTCACGGATGTCCGGCTCGGGCGCGACCTGCTTTGCGATCTTCGACGACGAGGCGGCCGCGCATCATGCCGCGCAGACGATCCGGCTCGATCGCCCGCAATGGTGGGTTCATGTGGGGACGCTGGGCGGAGGTTCGTGA
- a CDS encoding tetratricopeptide repeat protein, producing the protein MLSIRFNRLAMAVAAAALLVPSGPLAAQTPDHPTETSPFPSAKDLRSMTTSGSYLAARHASVERDARSAATFYRSALRTDPKNNELLDRAFISSLAEGNIAAAVKLADRILAIDKSNRVARLVVGVDNLKQKKYAAARKNIKLSIRGPITDLVATLLSGWADYGAGDTRQAVALIDALTGPEWYPIFKDLHSGMLLDLAGRKEEAGARLERAYKLDDSALRVSDAYARWLSRNKDAAAALAVYESFDKKLARHPLIQEGIKELKARKKLPQLVNSPQTGAAEALYGIGASLTRRGGEDLALVYLQLALYLSPDHPMALLSLADLYESVKKPEMAIGVYERVPAGSPLRRNAQIQLATNLDAVDRSDEAIKILKGVTEQDPNDLEAIMALGNVERGRKKFADCAKTYGKGIDVIAEAKDKPNWVYYYFRGICLERSKNWAKAEVDMKKALEIQPEQPHVLNYLGYSWIDRGLNLDEAMKMIKRAVDQRPDDGYIVDSLGWAYYRIGNYEEAVKTLERAINLKPEDPTVNDHLGDAYWRVGRTLEAKFQWAHARDLKPEQEELPKIEAKIKNGLPADDTPSAASADKKKDAGKGG; encoded by the coding sequence ATGTTGTCCATTCGTTTCAATCGCCTGGCGATGGCTGTTGCCGCTGCGGCGTTGTTGGTTCCGTCTGGTCCGCTGGCGGCTCAGACGCCGGACCATCCGACCGAAACCTCGCCATTTCCCAGCGCCAAGGATCTGCGCAGCATGACGACGTCGGGCAGCTATCTCGCCGCGCGTCATGCCAGCGTCGAGCGCGACGCCAGGTCCGCGGCGACGTTCTATCGTTCGGCGTTACGCACCGATCCGAAAAACAACGAGCTTCTGGATCGCGCGTTCATCTCGTCGCTGGCCGAAGGCAATATCGCCGCCGCGGTGAAGCTGGCCGATCGCATTCTCGCCATCGACAAATCCAACCGCGTCGCGCGGCTCGTCGTCGGCGTTGATAATCTCAAGCAGAAAAAATACGCGGCCGCCCGGAAAAACATCAAATTGTCCATTCGCGGACCGATCACCGACCTGGTGGCGACGTTGCTGTCGGGATGGGCCGACTATGGCGCCGGCGACACCAGGCAGGCCGTCGCTCTTATCGATGCGCTGACAGGTCCCGAATGGTACCCGATCTTCAAGGATCTGCATTCGGGGATGCTGCTCGATCTTGCGGGCCGGAAGGAAGAGGCTGGGGCTCGTCTCGAGCGCGCTTACAAGCTCGACGATTCGGCGCTCCGCGTGTCGGATGCTTATGCGCGGTGGTTGTCGCGCAACAAGGACGCCGCGGCGGCGCTCGCCGTGTACGAGTCGTTCGACAAGAAACTGGCGCGGCATCCTCTGATTCAGGAAGGAATCAAGGAGCTCAAGGCTCGCAAGAAGCTGCCGCAGCTCGTCAATTCGCCGCAGACCGGCGCCGCCGAAGCTCTTTACGGCATCGGCGCGTCCCTGACCCGGCGCGGCGGCGAGGATCTGGCGCTGGTCTATCTGCAACTCGCGCTTTATCTCTCGCCTGATCATCCGATGGCGCTGTTGTCGCTCGCCGACCTCTATGAATCGGTGAAGAAGCCGGAGATGGCGATCGGCGTTTATGAGCGTGTGCCAGCCGGATCGCCGCTGCGGCGCAATGCCCAGATTCAACTCGCCACCAATCTCGACGCCGTCGATCGCAGCGACGAGGCGATCAAGATTCTCAAGGGCGTGACGGAGCAGGACCCGAACGACCTGGAGGCAATCATGGCGCTCGGCAACGTCGAGCGCGGCCGCAAGAAGTTCGCCGATTGTGCGAAGACCTACGGTAAAGGCATCGACGTCATCGCCGAAGCCAAGGACAAGCCGAACTGGGTCTACTACTATTTCCGCGGGATCTGCCTGGAACGGTCGAAGAACTGGGCCAAGGCGGAAGTCGACATGAAGAAGGCGCTCGAGATTCAACCCGAGCAGCCGCATGTGCTGAACTACCTCGGCTACTCCTGGATCGACCGTGGCCTCAATCTCGATGAAGCCATGAAGATGATCAAGCGCGCCGTCGATCAGCGGCCGGACGACGGCTATATCGTCGACAGCCTCGGCTGGGCCTATTATCGCATCGGCAATTATGAGGAGGCGGTCAAGACGCTGGAGCGGGCCATCAACCTCAAGCCCGAGGATCCGACGGTGAACGATCACCTCGGCGACGCTTACTGGCGCGTCGGCCGGACGCTGGAGGCGAAATTTCAGTGGGCGCATGCGCGCGATCTGAAGCCGGAACAGGAAGAACTGCCGAAAATCGAGGCCAAGATCAAGAACGGCCTGCCGGCGGACGATACGCCGTCCGCCGCCTCGGCGGACAAGAAAAAGGACGCCGGCAAGGGCGGCTGA
- a CDS encoding electron transfer flavoprotein-ubiquinone oxidoreductase, whose amino-acid sequence MSSDELPPRESMDFDVVIVGAGPSGLSAAIRLKQLDSGLSIVVVEKGSEVGAHILSGAVIDPSGLDKLVPDWRDDADCPLKTKVRDDRFYWMTRGGAIRLPGFLMPPLMNNHRCYIGSLGNVCRWLARKAEALGVDIYPGFAAAEVLYDDDGAVRGIATGDMGIARDGSLKSSFTRGMELLGKYTLFAEGARGSLSKQLIARFQLDKTSDPPKFGIGLKEVWQVDPARHRNGLIQHSFGWPLNNSTGGGSFLYHYDDHRVAVGFVVHLNYDDPYLSPFDEFQRFKTHPAIRGVFEGGKRLAYGARAITEGGYQSVPRLSFPGGALVGCAAGFVNVPRIKGVHNAMGSGILAAEHVAAALGAGRANDEIAEYENAWRGSAIGTDLFKVRNVKPLWSKFGTVAGVALGGLDMWTNTLFGFSLLGTWPHTKPDRQTLDPARAHVRIAYPKPDGKLTFDKLSSVFLSNTNHEEDQPVHLKVTDTVLHKTSEHDVYAGPSSRYCPAGVYEWVEDGSDLRYQINAQNCVHCKTCDVKDPNGNITWVPPEGGGGPNYEAM is encoded by the coding sequence ATGAGCAGCGACGAATTGCCGCCGCGCGAATCCATGGATTTCGATGTCGTTATCGTCGGCGCCGGGCCATCGGGCCTGTCGGCGGCGATCCGGCTCAAGCAGCTCGATTCCGGTCTCAGCATCGTCGTCGTTGAGAAAGGGTCGGAAGTCGGCGCCCACATTCTCTCCGGGGCGGTGATCGATCCCTCCGGGCTCGACAAACTTGTGCCGGACTGGCGCGACGATGCCGATTGTCCTCTCAAGACGAAGGTCAGGGACGATCGCTTCTACTGGATGACGCGTGGCGGCGCGATCCGGCTGCCGGGCTTCCTGATGCCGCCGCTGATGAACAATCATCGCTGCTACATAGGCTCGCTCGGCAACGTCTGCCGCTGGCTCGCGCGGAAGGCGGAAGCGCTCGGCGTCGACATCTATCCCGGCTTCGCGGCGGCGGAAGTGCTTTATGACGATGACGGCGCGGTGCGCGGCATCGCGACCGGCGACATGGGCATTGCGCGGGACGGCTCGCTTAAAAGTTCCTTCACCCGCGGCATGGAACTGCTCGGAAAGTACACGCTGTTCGCGGAAGGCGCCCGAGGCAGCCTGTCGAAGCAGTTGATCGCAAGATTCCAGCTCGACAAGACCAGCGACCCGCCGAAATTCGGCATCGGCCTCAAGGAGGTCTGGCAGGTCGATCCCGCGCGGCACCGCAACGGGCTGATCCAGCATTCGTTTGGCTGGCCGCTGAACAATTCCACCGGAGGCGGCTCGTTTCTCTATCATTATGACGACCATCGCGTCGCGGTCGGCTTTGTCGTTCACCTGAACTATGACGATCCATATCTGTCGCCGTTCGATGAGTTCCAGCGGTTCAAGACCCATCCCGCGATCCGGGGGGTGTTCGAGGGCGGCAAGCGGCTGGCCTATGGCGCGCGGGCCATCACCGAGGGCGGCTACCAGTCGGTGCCGCGCCTGAGCTTTCCGGGCGGCGCGCTGGTCGGCTGCGCGGCGGGATTCGTCAACGTTCCGCGCATCAAGGGCGTTCACAACGCCATGGGCAGCGGAATACTTGCCGCGGAGCACGTCGCCGCGGCGCTCGGCGCCGGACGCGCCAATGACGAGATCGCCGAATACGAGAATGCCTGGCGCGGTTCCGCGATCGGCACGGACCTGTTCAAGGTCCGCAACGTCAAGCCGCTATGGTCGAAGTTCGGCACCGTCGCCGGCGTGGCGCTGGGCGGCCTCGACATGTGGACCAACACGCTGTTCGGATTCTCGCTGCTGGGAACCTGGCCGCACACAAAGCCCGATCGTCAGACGCTCGATCCGGCCAGAGCCCATGTGCGGATCGCCTATCCGAAGCCGGACGGCAAGCTGACTTTCGACAAACTTTCGTCGGTGTTTCTCTCCAACACCAATCATGAGGAGGATCAGCCGGTTCATCTGAAGGTCACCGACACGGTGCTGCACAAAACCTCGGAACATGACGTCTATGCCGGGCCGTCGAGCCGCTACTGTCCCGCCGGCGTCTATGAATGGGTCGAGGATGGTTCGGACCTACGCTATCAGATCAACGCGCAGAACTGCGTCCACTGCAAGACCTGCGACGTGAAAGACCCGAACGGCAACATCACCTGGGTGCCGCCGGAGGGCGGCGGCGGACCCAACTACGAGGCGATGTGA
- a CDS encoding uracil-DNA glycosylase, whose translation MTSDHSTTVRELLAFYLEAGVDCALGDEPVDRLSTPDLAPPDLAPPNIATPALAPGRPIAAKTGAAPIAATRQPSRQTATAPPRAGIAPPPDVAAEHAREAARTAPSLEALRALLEGFEGCALKFTASRLVFADGNPQARLMFVGEAPGRDEDIEGLPFVGRSGQLLNRMIAAIGLKRGDVYIANVIPWRPPGNRTPTPQETQICLPFIRRQIELVNPDVLVTLGNPSTQTLLQTREGIMKTRGRWFDYDTGARTIRAMATFHPAYLLRSPSYKRMAWHDLRAIAKALEDTEIKAEQPAST comes from the coding sequence ATGACATCAGATCACTCGACCACTGTCCGGGAACTTCTGGCCTTCTATCTCGAAGCGGGGGTCGATTGCGCGCTGGGGGACGAACCGGTCGACCGCCTCTCCACGCCGGATCTTGCCCCCCCGGATCTCGCCCCGCCGAATATTGCCACACCCGCTCTGGCCCCCGGCCGGCCGATCGCCGCGAAAACCGGAGCCGCTCCCATTGCGGCGACACGGCAGCCGTCTCGCCAGACCGCCACGGCACCACCTCGCGCCGGGATCGCACCGCCACCGGACGTCGCAGCCGAACACGCGCGCGAGGCCGCCCGCACCGCTCCCTCGCTCGAGGCCCTGCGCGCCCTGCTCGAAGGCTTCGAGGGCTGCGCGTTGAAATTCACCGCTTCGCGGCTGGTGTTCGCCGACGGCAATCCGCAGGCGCGGCTAATGTTCGTCGGCGAGGCGCCGGGACGCGACGAGGACATCGAAGGCCTGCCGTTCGTCGGCCGATCAGGCCAGCTTCTCAACCGGATGATCGCCGCGATCGGCCTGAAGCGCGGCGACGTCTACATCGCCAACGTCATTCCATGGCGGCCGCCCGGCAACCGGACGCCGACGCCGCAGGAGACCCAGATCTGCCTGCCGTTCATCCGGCGCCAGATCGAACTGGTGAACCCCGACGTCCTGGTGACGCTCGGCAATCCCTCGACGCAGACGCTGCTGCAGACCCGCGAGGGTATCATGAAGACCCGAGGCAGATGGTTCGATTACGACACCGGCGCGCGAACGATCCGTGCGATGGCGACGTTCCATCCGGCCTACCTCCTGCGCTCGCCGTCCTACAAGCGGATGGCCTGGCACGACCTGCGCGCGATCGCCAAAGCTCTGGAGGATACTGAAATTAAAGCTGAGCAGCCGGCCTCCACCTGA